CAAAAGCACGGAGTCACGTTGGCGCTCTACAATCGCGTCACCCCCAACCCCACCACCGACAGTGTGGACGAGGCCGCAGCCTTGGGCCGTTCAGTCAATGCGGGCGCAGTGCTGGCCATAGGCGGCGGCAGCCCCATCGACTGCGGCAAGAGCGCCGCCATCCTGCTGGCAAACCCCGGCAAGACTGGCGATGATCTGTACTGCTTCCGCTTTACGCCGCAAGCGGCCCTGCCCATCATCGCCATCAACCTCACCCACGGCACCGGCAGTGAAGTCAATCGCTTTGCCGTGGCAACTGTGACCAAGCTGAACTACAAGCCCGCCATTGCTTACGATTGCATCTACCCCCGCTTTGCCATTGACGACCCCGCGCTCATGACCGGGCTTTCACCCGACCAGACGCGTTATGTGTCCATTGACGCCGTCAATCATGTGGTGGAAGCCGCCACCACCACTGTCACCAACCCCTTTGCCATTTCGCTGGCGGCAGAGACCATCCGGCTTGTGCACCAGTGGCTGCCTGCCGCCCTTGCCGATCCCTGCGACCTCAAGGCCCGCTATCAGCTGTGCTACGCCGCCATGCAGGCAGGCGTGGCTTTTGATAACGGTCTGCTGCACTTCACGCATGCGCTTGAGCACCCCCTGAGCGCCGTCAGCCCCGACCTGTCGCACGGTCTTGGGCTTGCCGTTCTGCTGCCCGCAGTAATTCTGGAATGCTACCCCGCGCGGCCCGATGTGCTGGCGCACATTCTTGCGCCCCTGGCCCCCGGCCTCAAGGGCCTGCCGGAAGAAGCTCCGCAGGCCGCCAAGGCTGTAGAGCAGTGGCTTGCCAGTGTGGGCGTGCCGCAAAAGCTTGAAGACCTCGGCGTGACCGCCGCTGACGTGGACAAGTTCTGTGATCTGGTGGAACAGACCCCTTCGCTGGGCCTGCTCATTTCCGTTGCGCCTGTGGAAGGCACGCGGGAACGCGTGGCGCGCATTTACAACAATTCTCTCAAGCCCATGGCTTAAAAAGGATCGCCATTGCCAACGCACTGTGCGTTGCAATTGAAAGAGGTCAGCGCGTGAGTGCTGGCCTCTTTTTTGGGGTGCCTGCGCGGCGAGCGATTTCGCCTCCCCGGCATGGTGTTGTGAATATTTGCTGCCCTTCGGGCGCTTGGTTACGCCCGCCAGCGGAGCTTGGGACGCCTGTGTGGCGTGCGATTTCGCCTTCCCGGCGCGGTGTTGTGAGTGGTTGCAGCCCTGCGGGCGCACTATTTCGCCCTTAGGCGAAGCTTGGGACGCCTGTGTGGCGTGCGATTTCGCCTTCCCGGCGCGGTGTTGTGAG
This portion of the Desulfovibrio desulfuricans genome encodes:
- a CDS encoding iron-containing alcohol dehydrogenase → MWDQAADYKNVREIRVKTTTYLGVGAIDKIDDILAQLKSEGITSILCVCGGRSYKITGAWDKVEAAAQKHGVTLALYNRVTPNPTTDSVDEAAALGRSVNAGAVLAIGGGSPIDCGKSAAILLANPGKTGDDLYCFRFTPQAALPIIAINLTHGTGSEVNRFAVATVTKLNYKPAIAYDCIYPRFAIDDPALMTGLSPDQTRYVSIDAVNHVVEAATTTVTNPFAISLAAETIRLVHQWLPAALADPCDLKARYQLCYAAMQAGVAFDNGLLHFTHALEHPLSAVSPDLSHGLGLAVLLPAVILECYPARPDVLAHILAPLAPGLKGLPEEAPQAAKAVEQWLASVGVPQKLEDLGVTAADVDKFCDLVEQTPSLGLLISVAPVEGTRERVARIYNNSLKPMA